One genomic segment of Pseudomonas sp. p1(2021b) includes these proteins:
- a CDS encoding asparaginase has product MNAALKTFAPSALALLLILPSTASAKEAETQQKLANVVILATGGTIAGAGASAANSATYQAAKLGVDKLIAGVPELADLANVRGEQVMQIASESISNDDLLKLGKRVAELADSKDVDGIVITHGTDTLEETAYFLNLVEKTDKPIVVVGSMRPGTAMSADGMLNLYNAVAVASDKQSRGKGVLVTMNDEIQSGRDVSKSVNIKTEAFKSAWGPMGMVVEGKSYWFRLPAKRHTVNSEFDIKQINSLPQVDIAYGYGNVTDTAYKALAQNGAKALIHAGTGNGSVSSRVVPALQELRKNGVQIIRSSHVNQGGFVLRNAEQPDDKNDWVVAHDLNPQKARILAMVAMTKTQDSKELQRIFWEY; this is encoded by the coding sequence ATGAATGCTGCACTTAAAACCTTCGCTCCCAGCGCACTCGCCCTGCTGCTGATCTTGCCCTCCACCGCCTCAGCCAAGGAAGCCGAAACCCAGCAGAAGCTGGCCAACGTGGTCATCCTCGCCACCGGCGGCACCATCGCCGGTGCTGGCGCCAGCGCTGCCAACAGCGCCACCTACCAGGCCGCCAAGCTGGGCGTCGACAAGCTGATCGCTGGCGTGCCGGAGTTGGCCGACCTGGCCAACGTACGCGGTGAGCAGGTGATGCAGATCGCCTCCGAGAGCATCTCCAACGACGACCTGCTCAAGCTGGGCAAACGCGTCGCGGAACTGGCCGACAGCAAGGACGTCGATGGCATCGTCATCACCCACGGTACCGACACACTGGAAGAGACCGCCTATTTCCTCAACCTGGTGGAGAAGACCGACAAGCCGATCGTGGTGGTCGGCTCCATGCGCCCAGGTACCGCCATGTCCGCCGACGGCATGCTCAATCTGTACAACGCCGTGGCCGTGGCCAGCGACAAGCAGTCCCGTGGCAAGGGCGTGCTGGTGACCATGAATGACGAGATCCAGTCCGGTCGTGACGTGAGCAAGTCGGTCAACATCAAGACCGAAGCCTTCAAGAGCGCCTGGGGCCCGATGGGCATGGTGGTGGAAGGCAAGTCGTACTGGTTCCGCCTGCCGGCCAAGCGCCACACCGTCAACTCCGAGTTCGACATCAAGCAGATCAACAGCCTGCCGCAGGTGGACATCGCCTACGGCTACGGCAACGTGACCGACACGGCGTACAAGGCGCTGGCCCAGAACGGTGCCAAGGCACTGATCCATGCCGGTACGGGCAATGGCTCGGTGTCTTCGCGCGTGGTGCCGGCCTTGCAGGAGCTGCGCAAGAACGGCGTGCAAATCATCCGTTCCTCCCATGTCAACCAGGGCGGCTTCGTGCTGCGCAACGCCGAGCAGCCCGACGACAAGAACGACTGGGTCGTGGCCCATGACCTGAACCCGCAGAAAGCGCGCATCCTGGCCATGGTCGCGATGACCAAGACTCAGGACAGCAAGGAGCTGCAGCGGATCTTCTGGGAATACTGA
- the rbsD gene encoding D-ribose pyranase: MKKAGVLNIALSRVIAGLGHGDALVIGDAGLPVPPGVELIDLAVVPGVPDFASVLRAVLAEMQVERHVLAEEMLDVAPPALVVVQHCSGQLGSQALLPHQAFKELCRQAKAVVRTGECKPYSNIALIAGVTF, translated from the coding sequence ATGAAAAAGGCTGGGGTGCTGAACATCGCGCTTTCGCGGGTGATCGCCGGGCTCGGTCATGGCGATGCGCTGGTAATCGGCGATGCCGGGCTGCCGGTGCCGCCTGGGGTCGAGCTGATCGACCTGGCCGTGGTGCCGGGCGTGCCGGATTTCGCCAGTGTGTTGCGGGCGGTGTTGGCCGAGATGCAGGTGGAGCGGCATGTGCTGGCCGAAGAAATGCTCGACGTCGCACCGCCGGCGCTGGTGGTGGTGCAGCATTGCTCGGGGCAGCTCGGCTCGCAGGCGCTGTTGCCGCACCAGGCGTTCAAAGAGCTCTGCCGACAGGCCAAGGCCGTGGTGCGTACTGGGGAGTGCAAGCCTTACAGCAATATTGCCCTGATAGCTGGCGTTACCTTCTAG
- a CDS encoding SPOR domain-containing protein: MRKLAVVMAVLALAGCENEVEGVHKQVAEYLHNPKTAKFANVRIDTQGSICGQVRGKDDAGQYEAYRSYVAIKHDGQYEIIVDETGNNLRIREVCGGADLQRRADALADQPAPEGWDVEVIQGANMGALSDMTARLIEKGIPSSVEYRDGKPVVLMGPFPTKAEAEARKADVMARLGTDSIVIQHGAKR, translated from the coding sequence GTGCGCAAACTGGCGGTGGTAATGGCAGTGCTGGCCCTGGCCGGCTGTGAGAACGAGGTCGAGGGTGTACACAAGCAGGTTGCCGAATACCTGCACAACCCTAAGACGGCCAAGTTCGCCAACGTGCGGATCGACACCCAGGGCTCCATCTGCGGCCAGGTCCGCGGCAAGGACGACGCCGGGCAGTACGAGGCATACCGCAGCTACGTGGCGATCAAGCACGACGGCCAGTACGAGATCATCGTCGATGAAACCGGCAACAACCTGCGCATTCGCGAAGTGTGCGGCGGTGCCGACCTGCAGCGTCGAGCCGACGCCCTGGCCGACCAGCCGGCTCCGGAAGGCTGGGATGTGGAGGTGATCCAGGGTGCCAACATGGGCGCACTGAGCGACATGACCGCACGCCTGATCGAGAAGGGCATCCCGTCGTCGGTCGAGTACCGTGACGGCAAGCCGGTGGTGCTGATGGGGCCGTTCCCCACCAAGGCCGAGGCCGAGGCGCGCAAGGCCGATGTCATGGCGCGCCTGGGCACCGATTCGATCGTCATTCAGCACGGCGCCAAGCGTTGA
- a CDS encoding ABC transporter permease, with protein MKTTPLDTPGNAPVRRSASYFGLGTYLGLAGALLAMIVLFSFLSSHFLSYATFSTLANQIPDLMVLAVGMTFVLIIGGIDLSVGSVLALAASAVSVAILGWGWSPLPAALLGMAVAALAGSITGSITVAWRIPSFIVSLGVLEMARGLAYQLTDSRTAYIGDAFAWFSNPIAFGISPAFIIALLVIVLAQLVLTRTVFGRYLIGIGTNEEAVRLAGIDPRPYKVLVFALMGLLAGLAALFQVSRLEAADPNAGAGLELQVIAAVVIGGTSLMGGRGSVISTFFGVLIISVLAAGLAQIGASEPTKRIITGAVIVIAVVLDTYRSRRAGRRN; from the coding sequence ATGAAAACCACACCTCTCGACACCCCGGGCAACGCGCCCGTGCGCCGCAGCGCCAGCTACTTCGGCCTGGGCACCTACCTGGGCCTGGCCGGCGCCTTGCTGGCGATGATCGTACTGTTCTCGTTCCTGAGCAGCCACTTCCTGTCCTACGCCACCTTCAGCACCCTGGCCAACCAGATCCCCGACCTGATGGTGCTGGCCGTAGGCATGACCTTCGTGCTGATCATTGGCGGCATCGACCTGTCGGTCGGCTCGGTGTTGGCGCTGGCGGCCTCGGCGGTCAGCGTGGCGATCCTCGGCTGGGGCTGGAGCCCGCTGCCCGCCGCGCTGCTGGGCATGGCCGTGGCGGCGCTGGCCGGCAGCATCACCGGCAGTATCACCGTGGCCTGGCGCATTCCCTCGTTCATCGTCTCCCTGGGCGTGCTGGAAATGGCCCGGGGGCTGGCCTACCAGCTCACCGACTCACGCACCGCCTACATCGGCGACGCCTTCGCCTGGTTTTCCAACCCCATCGCCTTCGGCATTTCGCCGGCCTTCATCATCGCCTTGCTGGTGATCGTCCTCGCCCAGCTGGTGCTGACGCGCACCGTGTTCGGCCGCTACCTGATCGGCATCGGCACCAACGAGGAGGCCGTGCGCCTGGCCGGCATCGACCCGCGCCCGTACAAGGTGCTGGTGTTCGCCCTGATGGGCCTGCTCGCGGGCCTGGCCGCGCTGTTCCAGGTCTCCCGCCTGGAGGCCGCCGACCCCAATGCCGGCGCGGGCCTCGAGCTGCAGGTGATCGCCGCCGTGGTGATTGGTGGCACCAGCCTGATGGGCGGGCGCGGCTCGGTCATCAGCACTTTTTTCGGTGTGTTGATCATTTCGGTGCTGGCCGCGGGGCTGGCGCAGATCGGCGCGTCGGAGCCGACCAAACGCATCATCACCGGGGCGGTCATCGTCATCGCCGTGGTGCTCGACACTTACCGTAGCCGGCGTGCAGGCCGGCGGAACTGA
- a CDS encoding LacI family DNA-binding transcriptional regulator, translating into MATIKDVAALAGISYTTVSHVLNKTRPVSEQVRLKVEAAIAELDYVPSAVARSLKARSTATIGLLVPNSVNPYFAELARGIEDGCERNGYCVILCNSDDNPQKQRSYLRVLLEKRIDGLIVASVGEDRDLLESLAGVRTPMVIVDRALEGVDADLVRIDHEQGGYLATRHLLDLGHRDIACIGGPADTGASQLRLAGFRRAMAEQGVEVPQDRVLHCDFSSPGGHDAAGRLLDGTRPTAIFAGNDMIGFGVLRAAAERNISVPGELSVIGFDDIELSRYVYPPLTTVGQSIRELGESAAQLLLSRIATPRSGDAEQRIVAPRIVLRESTGPRPDLFNDYR; encoded by the coding sequence ATGGCAACCATCAAAGACGTCGCGGCACTGGCAGGTATCTCCTATACCACCGTGTCCCATGTGCTGAACAAAACCCGCCCGGTCAGCGAGCAGGTACGCCTGAAGGTCGAGGCGGCCATCGCCGAACTCGACTACGTGCCCAGCGCCGTAGCCCGTTCGCTCAAGGCGCGCAGCACGGCCACCATCGGCCTGCTGGTACCCAACAGCGTCAACCCGTACTTCGCCGAACTGGCGCGGGGCATCGAGGACGGCTGCGAACGCAACGGCTACTGCGTGATCCTCTGCAACTCCGACGACAACCCGCAGAAGCAGCGCAGCTACCTGCGCGTGCTGCTGGAAAAACGCATCGACGGCCTGATTGTCGCCTCGGTGGGCGAGGACCGCGACCTGCTGGAAAGCCTGGCGGGCGTGCGCACGCCGATGGTCATCGTCGACCGCGCCCTGGAAGGCGTGGACGCCGACCTGGTGCGCATCGACCATGAGCAGGGTGGCTACCTCGCCACCCGCCACCTGCTGGACCTGGGCCATCGCGACATCGCCTGCATTGGCGGCCCGGCGGACACCGGTGCCAGCCAGCTGCGCCTGGCGGGCTTTCGTCGGGCCATGGCCGAGCAGGGAGTGGAGGTGCCGCAAGACCGCGTGCTGCATTGCGACTTCAGCAGCCCCGGCGGCCATGACGCCGCCGGGCGCCTGCTCGACGGTACGCGCCCGACGGCGATCTTCGCCGGCAACGACATGATCGGCTTCGGTGTATTGCGCGCCGCCGCCGAGCGCAACATCAGCGTGCCTGGCGAACTGTCGGTGATCGGCTTCGACGATATCGAACTCAGCCGCTACGTGTACCCGCCGTTGACCACGGTCGGGCAGTCGATTCGCGAGCTGGGCGAGAGCGCTGCGCAGTTGCTGCTGTCGCGCATCGCCACGCCTCGCAGCGGCGACGCCGAGCAACGCATCGTCGCTCCGCGCATCGTGCTGCGCGAGTCCACCGGGCCGCGCCCGGACCTGTTCAATGATTACCGCTGA
- a CDS encoding cold-shock protein encodes MSNRQNGTVKWFNDEKGYGFITPAGGGDDLFVHFKAIETDGFKSLKEGQSVSFVAERGQKGMQAAQVRPE; translated from the coding sequence ATGTCCAATCGCCAAAACGGCACCGTCAAATGGTTCAATGATGAAAAAGGCTACGGCTTCATCACCCCAGCAGGCGGCGGCGACGACCTGTTCGTACACTTCAAGGCCATCGAAACCGACGGCTTCAAGAGCCTGAAAGAAGGCCAGTCCGTTTCCTTCGTTGCCGAGCGCGGTCAGAAGGGCATGCAGGCTGCGCAGGTTCGTCCGGAGTAA
- a CDS encoding nucleoside hydrolase: MLKHLLQGAILMSILAAAPLQAASRDLIIDTDPGADDVVALFLAMASPDELNIRAITTVAGNVRLAKTSRNARLAREWAGREGIPVYAGAGRPLVRKPIYAADVHGEEGLEGVEVHEPRQGLAQGNAVQYLVDTLSSAEPHSITLAMLGPQTNLALALIQKPEIAKGIKEVVVMGGAHFNGGNITPVAEFNLYADPHAAEVVLASGVKLTYVPLDLTHKVITSEARFKQLAAVNNQASRRVVDILNVYVKHDMDLYGMPGGPVHDASVIAYLLEPELFSGRRVHMVIDSREGPTFGQTVVDWYGVLKQPANVLWLNEGDAQGFFDLLSARLARLR, encoded by the coding sequence ATGCTAAAGCACCTGCTACAAGGAGCCATCCTCATGTCCATCCTGGCCGCTGCCCCCCTCCAGGCCGCCTCGCGCGACCTGATCATCGACACCGACCCCGGTGCCGACGACGTGGTGGCCCTGTTCCTGGCCATGGCCTCCCCGGATGAACTCAACATCCGCGCCATCACCACCGTCGCCGGCAACGTGCGCCTGGCCAAGACCTCGCGCAACGCCCGCCTGGCCCGTGAATGGGCGGGCCGCGAGGGCATCCCGGTCTACGCCGGGGCAGGGCGCCCGCTGGTACGCAAGCCGATCTACGCTGCTGACGTGCACGGCGAAGAAGGCCTGGAGGGCGTCGAGGTCCATGAGCCCCGGCAAGGCCTGGCCCAGGGCAACGCCGTGCAGTACCTGGTCGACACCCTGTCCAGCGCCGAGCCTCACAGCATCACTCTCGCCATGCTCGGCCCACAGACCAACCTGGCCCTGGCCTTGATCCAGAAGCCCGAGATCGCCAAGGGCATCAAGGAAGTGGTGGTGATGGGCGGTGCGCACTTCAATGGCGGCAACATCACCCCGGTGGCCGAGTTCAATCTCTACGCCGACCCCCATGCTGCCGAAGTGGTGCTGGCCAGCGGCGTGAAGCTCACCTACGTGCCCCTGGACCTCACCCACAAGGTGATCACCAGCGAGGCCCGCTTCAAGCAGCTGGCCGCCGTCAACAACCAGGCCAGCCGGCGCGTGGTGGACATCCTCAACGTCTACGTCAAGCATGACATGGACCTGTACGGCATGCCCGGCGGCCCGGTGCACGACGCCAGCGTCATCGCCTACCTGCTCGAGCCCGAGCTGTTCAGTGGCCGCCGCGTGCACATGGTGATCGACAGTCGCGAAGGGCCGACCTTCGGCCAGACCGTGGTCGACTGGTACGGCGTGCTCAAGCAGCCTGCCAACGTTTTGTGGTTGAACGAAGGCGACGCCCAGGGCTTCTTCGACCTGCTCAGCGCGCGCCTGGCTCGACTGCGGTAG
- a CDS encoding DUF1654 domain-containing protein: MASTSAVTPSSYEQLGIRIQKIINSPIAQRSRAALIFRLEHESPDDWETLLEEIAENDNVTLAHRDDGGVQIFWTVPKED, translated from the coding sequence GTGGCCAGTACCTCCGCAGTAACCCCCAGCAGCTATGAACAACTGGGTATCCGCATCCAGAAGATCATCAACAGCCCTATCGCCCAGCGCAGCCGCGCCGCCTTGATCTTCCGCCTGGAACACGAGTCGCCCGACGATTGGGAAACCCTGCTCGAGGAGATCGCCGAGAACGACAACGTCACCCTCGCCCACCGCGACGACGGCGGCGTGCAGATCTTCTGGACCGTACCCAAGGAAGACTGA
- a CDS encoding endonuclease has protein sequence MRVSLFAVACLLFTASLAHADAPRTFQEAKKVAWRLYAPQSTEFYCGCKYKGNKVDLASCGYTPRKNVQRASRIEWEHIVPAWQIGHQRQCWQNGGRKNCSRHDEVYKRAEADLHNLVPSIGEVNGDRSNYSFGWLPQQQGQYGSCLTQVDFKAKKVMPRPSIRGMIARTYFYMSKTYNLRLSKQDRQLFNAWNKTYPPQAWERQRNQRVACVMGHGNDFVGPVNLNACS, from the coding sequence ATGAGAGTTTCGCTTTTCGCTGTCGCTTGCCTGCTGTTCACCGCCTCCCTCGCCCATGCCGACGCCCCGCGTACCTTCCAGGAAGCCAAGAAGGTCGCGTGGCGGCTGTACGCGCCGCAGTCCACGGAGTTCTATTGCGGCTGCAAGTACAAGGGCAACAAGGTCGACCTGGCCTCCTGCGGCTACACCCCACGCAAGAATGTCCAACGCGCCTCACGCATCGAGTGGGAGCATATCGTGCCGGCCTGGCAGATCGGCCACCAGCGCCAATGCTGGCAGAACGGCGGACGCAAGAACTGCTCACGCCACGATGAGGTGTACAAGCGCGCCGAGGCCGACCTGCACAACCTGGTGCCGAGCATCGGTGAAGTCAATGGCGACCGCAGCAACTATAGCTTCGGCTGGCTACCCCAGCAGCAGGGCCAGTACGGCAGTTGCCTGACCCAGGTCGACTTCAAGGCCAAGAAAGTGATGCCGCGCCCATCGATCCGCGGGATGATCGCGCGCACCTACTTCTACATGAGCAAGACCTACAACCTGCGCCTGTCCAAGCAGGACCGACAACTGTTCAATGCCTGGAACAAGACCTACCCGCCCCAGGCCTGGGAACGGCAACGCAACCAGCGGGTGGCCTGCGTGATGGGCCACGGAAACGACTTCGTCGGGCCGGTGAACCTCAACGCCTGCAGTTGA
- a CDS encoding GTP pyrophosphokinase, which translates to MSTLERAIAMATKAHEGQFDKGGAAYILHPLRVMERVTTPEQRIVAVLHDVLEDTPLTLSDLAREGFPLKILAAVLALSRRDGESYEAFVVRLGVDPLARQVKLADLADNSDLSRIPCPGPADLARLSRYQQASAYLQTLA; encoded by the coding sequence ATGTCTACGCTGGAACGGGCCATTGCAATGGCGACCAAAGCCCATGAAGGGCAATTCGACAAAGGTGGAGCGGCTTACATCCTCCACCCATTGCGGGTGATGGAACGGGTGACGACACCCGAACAACGGATTGTCGCGGTGCTGCACGATGTGCTCGAGGATACGCCGCTGACGCTGTCGGACCTCGCCCGTGAAGGCTTCCCCCTGAAGATCCTCGCCGCCGTGCTGGCCTTGAGCCGGCGCGACGGGGAAAGCTACGAAGCCTTCGTCGTGCGCCTGGGCGTCGACCCGTTGGCGCGGCAGGTCAAGCTGGCGGACCTGGCCGATAACAGCGACCTGTCCCGCATCCCATGCCCGGGGCCCGCCGACCTGGCCCGTCTAAGCCGCTACCAGCAGGCCAGCGCCTACCTGCAGACGCTGGCCTGA
- the rbsK gene encoding ribokinase, translated as MNAKVVVVGSLNMDLVARAQRLPRAGETLAGDSFFTVPGGKGANQAVAVARLGASVAMVGNVGDDAYGQQLRQALEGEGIDCRAVGVCEGVSSGVALITVDAASQNAIVIIAGGNGLLTPAAVQRFDSLLRNAEIIICQLEVPMATVAWTLARGHELGKTVILNPAPATGPLPAGWLVQVDYLTPNESEAQALTGLPVTDIDSARSAGERLLAMGAGKVIVTLGAQGALFVAPEGSRHFPAPVVQPLDTTAAGDTFIGGFAAGLVRGLEEDEAIAFGQRAAALSVTRAGAQPSIPYLAELLP; from the coding sequence ATGAACGCAAAGGTCGTGGTGGTCGGCAGCCTCAACATGGACCTGGTGGCCCGCGCCCAGCGCCTGCCCCGGGCCGGCGAGACCCTGGCCGGCGACAGCTTCTTCACCGTGCCTGGCGGCAAAGGTGCCAACCAGGCGGTGGCCGTGGCGCGCCTGGGGGCGAGCGTGGCGATGGTCGGCAACGTCGGCGACGACGCCTATGGCCAGCAATTGCGCCAGGCCCTGGAGGGCGAAGGCATCGACTGCCGGGCGGTCGGCGTGTGCGAGGGCGTTTCCAGTGGCGTGGCGCTGATCACCGTGGATGCCGCGAGCCAGAATGCCATCGTCATCATTGCCGGCGGTAACGGGTTGCTGACGCCGGCGGCCGTGCAGCGTTTCGATTCGCTGCTGCGAAACGCCGAGATAATCATCTGCCAGCTGGAAGTGCCCATGGCCACGGTGGCCTGGACCCTGGCCCGCGGGCACGAGCTGGGCAAGACAGTGATCCTCAACCCGGCACCGGCCACCGGCCCGTTGCCGGCGGGCTGGCTCGTCCAGGTCGACTACCTGACCCCGAACGAAAGCGAAGCCCAGGCCCTGACCGGGCTGCCGGTCACCGACATCGACAGTGCCCGCAGCGCTGGCGAGCGGCTGCTGGCGATGGGGGCGGGCAAGGTGATCGTCACCCTGGGTGCCCAGGGGGCCTTGTTCGTCGCGCCCGAGGGCAGCCGGCATTTCCCCGCTCCGGTGGTCCAGCCGCTGGATACCACGGCGGCCGGCGATACCTTCATCGGTGGCTTCGCCGCGGGCCTGGTGCGCGGCCTGGAGGAGGACGAAGCGATCGCCTTCGGCCAGCGTGCCGCGGCCTTGTCGGTGACCCGCGCCGGTGCCCAGCCTTCGATCCCGTACCTGGCGGAGCTGCTGCCATGA
- a CDS encoding sugar ABC transporter substrate-binding protein gives MKLPFPGRVLALAVFSSLSLALPLSGAHAEDKPKVALVMKSLANEFFRTMEDGAKAYQQQHPDDFDLVANGIKDESDTGNQIRIVEQMIVSGVNALVIAPADSKALVPVVKKAMDAGITVVNIDNRLDPAVLESKGISVPFVGPDNRKGARLVGDYLAQQKLKAGDQVGIIEGVPTTTNAQQRTAGFKDAMDAAQMKVVSVQSGNWEIDKGNAVAAAMLNEYPGLKALLAGNDSMALGAVSAVRAAGKTGQVQVVGYDNIRAIKPMLKDGRVLATLEQHGADQAVFGIQAALQMLKGEKPAVDADNVIQTPVELVTHP, from the coding sequence ATGAAACTGCCATTCCCTGGCCGCGTTTTGGCCCTGGCTGTGTTCTCCTCGCTTTCCCTCGCACTGCCCTTGTCCGGTGCCCATGCCGAAGACAAACCCAAGGTCGCCTTGGTGATGAAATCCCTGGCCAATGAGTTCTTCCGGACCATGGAAGACGGCGCCAAGGCCTACCAGCAGCAACACCCCGACGACTTCGACCTGGTGGCCAACGGCATCAAGGACGAGTCCGACACCGGTAACCAGATCCGCATCGTCGAGCAGATGATCGTCTCCGGCGTCAACGCCCTGGTCATCGCCCCGGCCGACTCCAAGGCCCTGGTGCCGGTGGTGAAGAAGGCCATGGATGCCGGCATCACCGTGGTCAACATCGACAACCGCCTGGACCCGGCCGTGCTCGAGAGCAAGGGCATCAGCGTGCCCTTCGTCGGCCCCGACAACCGCAAGGGCGCACGCCTGGTCGGTGACTACCTGGCCCAGCAAAAGCTCAAGGCGGGCGATCAGGTCGGCATCATCGAAGGCGTGCCCACCACCACCAACGCCCAACAGCGCACCGCAGGCTTCAAGGACGCCATGGATGCCGCACAGATGAAGGTGGTCTCGGTGCAATCGGGCAACTGGGAAATCGACAAGGGCAATGCCGTGGCTGCGGCCATGCTCAATGAATACCCGGGCCTCAAGGCGCTCCTGGCCGGCAACGACAGCATGGCCCTGGGCGCCGTCTCCGCTGTGCGTGCGGCGGGCAAGACCGGCCAGGTGCAAGTGGTGGGCTACGACAACATCCGCGCCATCAAGCCCATGCTCAAGGACGGTCGTGTGCTCGCCACCCTCGAGCAGCACGGCGCCGACCAGGCCGTGTTCGGCATCCAGGCAGCGTTGCAGATGCTCAAGGGCGAGAAGCCAGCGGTGGATGCCGACAATGTCATCCAGACACCGGTCGAGCTGGTTACCCACCCCTGA
- a CDS encoding I78 family peptidase inhibitor, with amino-acid sequence MFRTRAYLATLLAAAVLAGCSTGGSSDGGGKAPTTPADNGGRCEASAADFTLGKQATPELLEQARKASGSQLARILKPHDVITLEYRSERLNLNVDDKGVVTRVNCG; translated from the coding sequence ATGTTCCGTACCCGTGCTTACCTGGCGACCTTGCTGGCGGCTGCAGTCCTGGCAGGTTGCAGCACAGGCGGTTCCTCGGACGGTGGCGGCAAGGCCCCGACCACCCCGGCCGACAATGGCGGGCGCTGCGAAGCCAGCGCGGCCGACTTCACTCTCGGCAAGCAGGCCACCCCCGAATTGCTCGAGCAGGCCCGCAAGGCCAGCGGCTCGCAGCTGGCGCGCATCCTCAAGCCCCACGACGTCATCACCCTGGAGTACCGCTCCGAGCGGCTGAACCTGAACGTCGATGACAAAGGCGTCGTCACCCGCGTCAATTGCGGCTAG
- a CDS encoding sugar ABC transporter ATP-binding protein, with the protein MSATGNHATLAVSGLGKTYTQPVLGDVTLELRAGEVLALTGENGAGKSTLSKLISGLETPTTGQMRYRGAPYAPGSRSEAEHLGVRMVMQELNLLPTLTVAENLFLDNLPSRFGWISHKRLRQLARAAMAQVGLDAIDPDTPVGELGIGHQQMVEIARNLIGDCHVLIFDEPTAMLTAREVELLFTQIERLRQRGVAIVYISHRLEELQRVAQRIAVLRDGTLVCVEPIQRYSSAELVNLMVGRELGEHIDLGRREIGQTLLKVQGLSRGGKVRDVSFEVRAGEIFGISGLIGAGRTELLRLIYGADRADSGSVELGQPLQNVNLDSPKAAVRAGIALITEDRKGEGLLLSQSISANIALGNLGAVSRAGILDADAERALAERQITAMRIRSASPAQAVGELSGGNQQKVVIGRWLERDCQVLLFDEPTRGIDVGAKFDIYGLLAELARQGKALVVVSSDLRELMLICDRIAVLSAGRLVDTFDRDRWSQDQLLAAAFAGYQKRDALLHEAAPRMAP; encoded by the coding sequence ATGTCAGCCACGGGTAATCACGCCACCCTCGCCGTCAGCGGCCTGGGCAAGACCTACACCCAGCCGGTGCTCGGCGATGTGACGCTGGAACTGCGCGCTGGCGAAGTACTGGCGCTCACCGGCGAGAACGGCGCAGGCAAGAGCACGCTGTCCAAGCTCATCAGCGGCCTGGAAACGCCCACCACAGGGCAGATGCGCTATCGCGGCGCTCCTTATGCGCCTGGCAGTCGCAGCGAGGCTGAGCACCTGGGTGTGCGCATGGTCATGCAGGAACTCAACCTGCTGCCGACCCTGACCGTGGCCGAGAACCTGTTCCTCGACAACCTGCCCAGCCGCTTCGGTTGGATCAGCCACAAGCGCCTGCGCCAGCTGGCCCGTGCGGCGATGGCTCAGGTCGGCCTGGACGCCATCGACCCGGACACCCCGGTCGGCGAACTCGGCATCGGCCACCAGCAGATGGTCGAGATCGCCCGCAACCTGATCGGCGACTGCCATGTGCTGATTTTCGATGAGCCCACGGCCATGCTCACCGCCCGCGAGGTGGAACTGCTGTTCACCCAGATCGAGCGCCTGCGCCAGCGCGGCGTGGCCATCGTGTACATCTCCCATCGCCTTGAGGAGCTGCAGCGCGTGGCCCAGCGCATCGCCGTGCTGCGCGACGGTACGCTGGTGTGCGTCGAGCCGATCCAGCGCTACAGCAGCGCCGAGTTGGTCAACCTGATGGTCGGGCGCGAGCTGGGCGAGCACATCGACCTGGGGCGCCGCGAAATCGGCCAGACGCTGCTCAAGGTCCAAGGCCTGAGCCGGGGCGGCAAGGTCCGTGACGTGTCGTTCGAGGTCAGGGCAGGGGAGATCTTCGGCATCTCCGGGTTGATCGGCGCCGGGCGCACCGAGCTGCTGCGCCTGATCTACGGCGCCGACCGTGCCGACAGCGGCAGTGTCGAGCTTGGCCAGCCGTTGCAGAACGTGAATCTGGACTCTCCCAAGGCGGCCGTGCGTGCCGGCATCGCCCTGATCACCGAGGACCGCAAGGGCGAAGGCCTGCTGCTGAGCCAGTCGATCAGCGCCAACATCGCCCTGGGCAACCTGGGCGCCGTGTCCCGCGCCGGCATCCTCGACGCTGATGCCGAACGGGCCCTGGCCGAGCGGCAGATCACCGCCATGCGCATCCGCAGCGCCAGCCCCGCGCAGGCGGTGGGCGAGCTGTCCGGGGGCAACCAGCAGAAGGTGGTGATCGGCCGCTGGTTGGAGCGCGATTGCCAGGTGTTGCTGTTCGACGAACCCACCCGGGGCATTGATGTAGGCGCCAAGTTCGACATCTACGGCCTGCTGGCGGAGCTGGCCCGCCAGGGCAAGGCCTTGGTGGTGGTGTCCAGTGACCTGCGCGAGCTGATGCTGATCTGCGACCGCATCGCCGTGTTGTCCGCCGGCCGTCTGGTCGACACCTTCGATCGCGACCGTTGGAGCCAGGACCAACTGCTCGCCGCGGCCTTCGCCGGCTACCAGAAACGTGACGCGCTGTTGCATGAGGCAGCGCCCAGGATGGCCCCATGA